The following is a genomic window from Chloroflexota bacterium.
TACAGCAACATCCTCACTGAGACGAATTGTGGTTACCTGAGTATGGCCTTTCTTGAAAGAAATGTACAAAGCATCAACTTCCGGGTCATAATGCACCTTCATCTTCTACCTCCATAATAGAATACATAAACCGTGACCACTACTATTCTATCACTCTCTTCAACCACAACAGGCATAACCTGCTTCACTTCGTAATAATGTCCCTTCCAATCCTTCTGAAATGGGAAATTTCTACGAAAGGCTATCCGACCCTCCTTAGCTGGTACCCTCTCACCAGCCCGGATAGCTGTTTCAACCTCTTCATGAGTGGCACCTCTGTCAGGCATCTGTGCCAGAGCATGCTGGGAAAAGACAATGGTTTTCATACGCTCCCAGCCTTTGCCAGCCGATTTTTCACCAGGCTGACCACCGCCCGG
Proteins encoded in this region:
- a CDS encoding DUF4258 domain-containing protein, encoding MKTIVFSQHALAQMPDRGATHEEVETAIRAGERVPAKEGRIAFRRNFPFQKDWKGHYYEVKQVMPVVVEESDRIVVVTVYVFYYGGRR